The Macrobrachium rosenbergii isolate ZJJX-2024 chromosome 56, ASM4041242v1, whole genome shotgun sequence genome includes a region encoding these proteins:
- the LOC136836292 gene encoding zinc finger protein 678-like, which yields MEVESCSNPSETVCESSTFNSGGLESSNVSNTSVIPNSSGSIEVDTLLDNDNIKSGIEIFNDETVGSSDLVFPPESLTADPNLTNAFDTDNFHIGKKSFACPYCGELYDRKCNLTLHVRGHFKAKKVHVCQLCKKTFTRKCYLDNHLKAHSGEKNFSCDECGKKFTFKWNLTAHTLVHTGEKLFKCEYCGKHFARKHELIVHSRSHTGEKKYSCELCGKSYVHNSSLLLHIKTHTGDKKYECEICSKKFAQKCHLRDHTRMHTGEKKFSCEECGKKFVQKSHLNSHLYTHSNGKKFSCDICAKEFTLKSSLLAHSKIHTGEVNFSCEHCGKSFSNNYRLKRHIRSHRGGKDYNCKVCGRSFQRLHSLSIHLKIHDNPGETFPCEDCGRVFHRKILLQTHTKVRSVDKKLICKVCGQSFFRKCEFFTHSKTHPGEKPYGCAKCGKKFFHKRSLTAHEKRVHIGKNNLITCEDCGKKFAKTPGDTIEKTKCRKCEKKKTDHSSNYQIPFVGILTEIECSVCQEIFPDEMQMKEHFLQNHSECAIGDSIESQSARQLEDEKTNPLTCEQSNELSDLQIKKEKISEETEHTVPIACDNIKVEKNQLSGVETEELEIDHNNYDTANESSFVAVDFIKQEKTSE from the coding sequence ATGGAGGTGGAAAGCTGTTCCAATCCTTCAGAAACTGTATGTGAAAGCAGTACTTTCAACAGTGGAGGCCTTGAAAGTTCAAATGTGAGTAATACAAGTGTGATTCCTAACTCTTCAGGTAGTATTGAAGTAGATACACTTTTGGATAATGACAACATAAAAAGTGGTATTGAAATTTTCAATGATGAGACAGTTGGGAGTAGTGATTTAGTGTTTCCTCCAGAAAGCTTAACTGCAGACCCAAATCTTACAAATGCTTTTGATACAGATAACTTTCATATAGGCAAAAAGTCATTTGCCTGTCCATATTGTGGGGAATTATATGACCGAAAATGTAATCTCACACTTCATGTCAGAGGTCACTTTAAAGCCAAGAAAGTGCATGTATGCCAGCTATGTAAAAAGACATTTACCAGAAAATGCTATCTTGACAATCACTTGAAAGCTCATTCAGGTGAGAAGAATTTTTCCTGTGATGAATGTGggaaaaaatttacctttaagTGGAATTTGACTGCTCATACCTTagttcatactggagagaaactGTTTAAATGTGAATATTGTGGGAAGCACTTTGCTCGAAAGCATGAATTGATCGTTCATAGTCGATCTCACACAGGGGAGAAAAAGTATTCTTGTGAACTTTGTGGAAAATCATATGTACATAACAGTAGTCTGCTTTTGCATATCAAAACTCACACAGGAGACAAAAAATATGAGTGTGAAATATGTAGTAAGAAGTTTGCGCAGAAGTGTCATCTCCGTGATCACACAAGAATGCACACAGGAGAAAAGAAGTTTTCTTGTGAGGAGTGTGGTAAGAAGTTTGTTCAGAAAAGTCACCTTAATAGCCATCTCTATACCCATTCCAATGGAAAGAAATTTTCATGCGATATTTGTGCCAAAGAATTTACACTGAAGTCTTCACTTCTGGCTCATTCCAAAATTCATACAGGAGAGGTGAATTTCTCTTGTGAACATTGTGGCAAGAGTTTTTCAAATAACTATCGTTTGAAACGTCATATACGAAGCCACAGGGGTGGGAAAGATTATAATTGTAAGGTGTGTGGTAGGAGTTTCCAGCGACTACACAGTCTCAGTATTCATCTCAAAATTCATGATAATCCAGGAGAAACATTTCCTTGTGAGGACTGTGGAAGagtttttcacagaaaaatattgCTCCAAACCCATACAAAAGTTCGTTCTGTAGACAAAAAGCTAATATGTAAAGTGTGTGGGCAGAGCTTCTTTAGGAAatgtgaatttttcactcacAGTAAGACTCATCCTGGAGAGAAGCCGTATGGATGTGCTAAATGTGGAAAGAAATTTTTTCACAAAAGAAGTCTTACAGCACATGAGAAAAGAGTTCATATTGGTAAAAATAATTTGATCACTTGTGAAGATTGtggaaaaaaatttgcaaaaactcCTGGTGACACTATAGAAAAGACCAAGTGCAGAaagtgtgaaaaaaagaaaacggaccATTCCTCAAACTATCAGATACCGTTTGTTGGCATTTTAACAGAAATTGAGTGTAGTGTCTGTCAAGAAATATTCCCagatgaaatgcaaatgaaagagcATTTTCTTCAAAATCATAGTGAGTGTGCCATAGGAGATTCCATTGAGTCTCAGTCTGCCAGGCAGTTGGAAGATGAGAAGACTAATCCTTTGACCTGTGAACAAAGTAATGAGTTGTCagatttacagataaaaaaagagaagatatCAGAAGAGACTGAACATACTGTACCAATTGCTTGTGATAATATTAAAGTAGAAAAGAATCAGTTATCTGGAGTAGAGACTGAGGAATTGGAAATTGATCATAATAATTATGACACTGCAAATGAAAGCAGTTTTGTAGCAGTGGATTTTATCAAGCAGGAGAAAACCAGTGAGTGA